In Canis lupus dingo isolate Sandy chromosome 25, ASM325472v2, whole genome shotgun sequence, the genomic window CGGGTCACCTGTGCTCCCCATCAACGTGCCACGTGGCCCTCCCGCAGTGGCCTTGTGAGGAGGACGCATCTTGCAGGCTCCTGGCCGGGACAGGATGCTCAGGCTCACGCTGGGCAGAGGGGCATCCATTTGTCCTTCCACTTCAAGCTCCACGGGTCCTCCTTGCCCTGCCACCCACATCCCCTCAAACGCCTCTTCATGGTTGTGCATCCCGGGGAGATGCACGAGGGAGGCCGGCTGCGGGTGGAGAAAAGCGAGAGGGGGCCACGATGGTAGTTGCAGGGGGTGCTTCCCCCCCAAAGTTCCACTCTTATGGGTCTTGAGGTCCCCTGCTTGCCCTCAGCAGCGGGGCTCTCATGGTGGCCTCAGCTGCCTTCCCTTGGCCCCGAGGGCACTGTCCACATCACTAGGGTCGGCGGCTCCGTGGGGGGTCTCCACCATCTCCTGCCTGTGTCCTTACCTGGAGACCGCCCCGCATAGCAGGCTCCCCTTTAGCCTCTGGTCTCCACAGTTACCTGCCAGCCCTCAGCCACTTCAAGCATCTTTGCAATTAGTGTTTATTTGTGGCAACTTGCGACAAGGCTGTTGTCTTCCTATTGCAAATGTCATCAGAACCCATAGCCAATGTAAAGCATTAATATACTGACTTTCAGCCTCACAGGGTCCCAGAGAGGGATTCAAGAGGAAGGCGCAGCTTGTGCACTAGCTTGTCcccggggttgggggtggggaggcgctGTCCCAAAGTAAGGTCAGTCCTGCCCCTCTAAGGACACAGCCCAGATGGGAGGTGGCTCCTGGGTCAGCAGGAGATGGCTGTCATATTGGTCTTCGTGGGCTGTCGTgacaaataccatagactttaACAACAGGACTTTCTCACTGTTCTAGGGGCCAGAAGGCTGCTGGCTCCTTGAAGGCCCAGTCTGTGGGGTGGGAGCCTCTGATCCTGGTTGGGATCACTCCTCCGCACCCATTTCCACCCCTGCATCGACACTTGCTTCCTCACCCTCACCTCCACCCGACCGCTGAGTTGGCTGTGGCAGAAACAGAGGTAGAGGGGCTCCTGCCCTTGGATGGCTCTGGGTGGAGCTGGGGATTCTCAAGCAGGAAGCAGCTCTgccctccatccttcctccccatccGCCCACCGCTTCACAGGGCCCTGTGGCTGCAAGCCTGGGGTAATCGCccaatctcctcctcctcctccgtcaGGGTTTTATCTAAACCACCCCGTTCCCCACCACGCAGCCACCCTACCTTCTGTCCATGACATGGGGGTGGAAGCCTCCCTCCCTACAGGTAGACAGTGGTTCTTTTCTTCCCAAAGACCATCCCCCCCCGCTTCTTTTCACATGAAGTCTTATCTCTTACATGTCATCCCACTCACTCCGTCTTGCAAAACCACCCCACAATTGATCCTTGTAATCATTTTACTCTCTGGAGCAGCTTGAGTCATCAGAAGGCTTTTCAGCTGTCACCACAGCTCCTCCTCAAGATCATCAGAGAAGCCCAGACCAAACCGTGATTCAATTGTTTACAGTCTCCAACGAGGAACTGCCAGGAGCTCTGTGTCATCGAGATGGTTCCTCCAaaccctggctggctcattctctccctcccggTCCCTGGAGAGGGACAGTTCTGTGGCCAGTGTCACCAGGCCAGCGCTCAGACAGGACTCAGGCGGGCAAGACGAGCACATGGTCTTTATCCTCCTCTGGCTGAACCAAATCAAGCCTGATTCTTTCTCATCGTTCTCAGTGAAACAGTCTAATGGACCATCTCCCAGTCTATTCAAGATAGCAAGTTGGTCACGTTCAGGAATTTCCCCCTCTCCTAGCCTTGTCTCCACGGCCTCTCTCCCCCCAAGGCCAGTGCTAGAGCTCCATGTAATGGACACCATGAtagcagcggggggggggggggtggctgtcCACTTCCAGCCCTTggcctgtttctttccttccccaggtgTGTCCTAGTCCCTTGTGGCCCCAGGTGTCACCAATGCCCTTCCACTCTGTCCCCACTGCTTCCACGAAGCATCTATATCTTTGCCACGGCCTGACTCACACCAGCTTCCCTCATCCTTCTGCAGCCTCCTCGTGAACACAAGAAGGTTTGGCTGGCCTTCTGTGCCTTTCTTTCCCATAGGAAACTTGGGGCTCTCTGTATAATCTTGCTCGGCTCCAATCACCCCCACTAGCTATGAGGTTAATGGCCACCAGAGCCAGAGAAGGGACTGGGAGGTGCCAGTCTACTCTACCCTGGGATTCCCAAACTAAAATAGGAGCTTGATACATCCCTACTGCTCCATCTCTGCCCAAACCTCCACGTACCATGACCAACCCTCTTGGTTCTCTCTCCtcattcctctttcttcctttccagaatCTTTTAGTCTAACTAGAAGGATGAGGGGAGCTGGGAAACAGTCTTGCTCAGATGGCCTCACtcttttcttcaattcttttgCCTCATGCTTTTTGAACCTAGTAATAAAGAATTCACCTGGTTCTTGGGTCCTTCAGAGATTCCCAAATACCAAGTGATTTATGTCCAGTTGCCTGGGTGCTGGGGAATGGTCTTGGGAGCAAGATGGTGTTCTGGGAGCACCAAAAGGAAAAGCACACCAGGAGATGTGCCACATTCATCCACTACATCAGAAACCTCGGAACAGGATATCTGCTACTAGGATTTGGGGCTGGGGTTTCCTTCCCCTGGAGGGTCTTTCTCTCCTTAGGCCCTGCTGGTCATGGTGTCCTGGGGCACCAGCTGGACCCTGGAGGGCCGGTGGGCCATGATGTCCATGCGGAATTCTTTGATGACAAAGTAGTAGCAGAAGACATCTAGGCAGCAGTTGACGTTGGAGAAACACATGGACAATTGCAAAAACAAGCTAATGTTCTGCTTAGCTCTGCACTCCACGATGAAGCCATTCCGTACCAGGAACTGCAAGAAGAAACCCAGGTGGACCGGAAGAAAGGAGACCACAAAGACAGCCAGACTGGCTGCAATTGTCCAGATGCAGGCCTTCTGCTGGACCCAGTCCTGGGTGAGGCCCCGGCGACCTACCAGAATGTGAATGCTCCTGGAGGAACAGAAACCCATGACAGCCATGGGAAGGAGGAAGCCAAACACCTCAAGGGGAAAGAAGACCTGGGCGCTCCAGGTGCCATCGGACATGTTGTGGAAGCACGtgtatttttccatcttcccatGGAAGCTGTAGATAGGGATGCTCCCGGCCCACACCAGGACCCAGATGGTGCAACAGATCCCGAAGATCTTCCTGGGCGACCGGAGGTGGCTGACCAGGAACGGGAACCGGATGGCCAAGAATCTATCCAGACTGATGAAGCAGATGGTGAAGACACTCCCGTACATGCTGATGAAGTAGAAGCACTCCACCAAGgtacagagggaaggaaggggggccCGCACGTTGGCCAGAGCCATCTTGAACGGAAGGGACAGCACCAGGAGCAGGTCAAAGATGGCCAGGTTGATCATGTAGATGGCGGTGGCGGCATAATCCggccacctcctcttcctcaggaAGGTGCTGAAGCCTCGGATGGCCAGCAGGTTgaggaggaggcccaggaggaagGTGGGGATGTGGACAGCCAACTGCACCGTCTTCATCAGCTCATCGACGTCACTGAAGGAGCAGTTCTGGCTTCTGTTTAGCTGCCAGCTCATGTTGTCTCCTACAACACCAAAGACAAGATTAGATAGGCTTCCTCTTGCTCTCCGCAAGTGACAGGCCCAGATGACTTTATCATACAGTCATTCGTGCCCACTAAGTAACAATTAGAAAATGCAAGAAAGATGATTGCCTCCAATCCTGCTGCCCAGATATAACCGCTGTTACCTTTTTATGGATATCAttccagactctctctctcttacacacataCTATTGCACACATGCGCTCGCACgtgcctttttcttttacaaaaatggaatTGTGTGTGAACATCTGTCCCTCTTCTTACAATCAGAACTCCTGTTGAGAGTAGTAACAATGACACAAGCCCTGACCCAAAATGGCTTAAGCAAAGGACAGAATTTTATACAACTGAAAACACAACTAGGGCAGGGTTGACCCAAGCTACAGCTTGATCAGGAATTCAAATGCTGTTTTGGGGACCCAGACCCTCCTTGCACActgtccctctgctctccaccaCCCACATCCAGGAAGGTGGGATAGAGTTGCCTCCACCCCTGCCCAAAGGGCTGGTCGCAGTCAGCATGTCACATTCCCTTGGATGCGGTGACTAGTTGTTCATTGATTCAGGGATGGACATTTGACCCAGCTGGAGGCATTGAAGAACAATGGCAACTCTTACTTGGGTTTCTAGAAAGGGGACTGGGGCTGTCTCAATGGCATCTGAAGCTGGAAAGACAAAAGGTCTGGAGATGCTGCAGCCTCTTGCTACCCTGGGGAGAAAACCAgacagaaaatggagaaaagcagaagaaaggacaTTCCCAGAGGGAATGAAATGAGGGCTGGAGGCCTCCACAGGGCAGAGAAAGGCCTTGGGGCAGGTGGACAATTAGAACTCGTCTCAAGGATAAGAGGGCCGGGGCTGCAGGTGTGGCTGCACAGGGAAGCCGGTTGCGAGCGGACAAGGCGGGATCATAGGGGATCATAGGTCAGGGCTTTCCATCAGGGTCCAAGGCGGGCCCTGACCAGGTCTCACTTAAGAGCTAGCCAGTCTGGGGGTGTGCAGGGCGGCTGCATGCCTCTCGAGATCTCTATTCTGTCGTGGGTAGCTGTCTTGAGTCAGGCTGCCGTAACAGAATATGTTGGACTGTGTAactcataaacaacagaaatttgtttctcacagccctggaggctggaggtctgagAGCAGGGTGCCAGCACGGTTGGGGGAGGGCCCTCATTCAGGGTGCAGACTGCCAACTTCTCTTTGCATCCTCACGTGGCAGAAAGAGAACCAGGGGGCTTTCCCATTCACAAGGACTCCCCGCTCATGACtgaatcacctcccaaaggcctcatctcATAATACCACCACCTTGGCCAGTTGGATTTCtgcatatgaatttgggaaggtggaggggacacaaatattcaattTATAACAGCAGCCCTGGAGCAGATCAAACCCAGAAGACCTTTGACTCAGGCCTCCAGAACCAGTGCTGCTAAACAGAGAATTCAAATGTGACCCAAAATCcatgcccccaccctccaccactCACGATGCAGATCTGCTGACTTGGTTGGTCTGCAGCACTGGGTGTGCCGGGTCCATGAGCATGCAGGGTTGCTGCAGAGGAGAGGCCAGTCACACTGGCCCACAGCCTGCTGGGTGCGCCTCTCCCACCCTCAGTGACTTCCTGCCAGCAGGCACTGGGGCCCAAAACATAGACGTGGCAGGGAGAAGGTGGCAACATAATAGTCTTTTCCCCCCGAGAATCCTGCACTAGTGACCAACACGCTTATCTGCTGAGCTCTGTTATTctgctggtttgtttgtttgtttgtttttaagattttatttatttattcatgagagacacagaaagaggcagattacataggcagagggagaagcaggctccctgcagggacccccatgtgagacttgatcccaggaccccatggttcacaacctgagccaaaggcagatgctcaaccactgacccacccaggtgtccctctgctagttattgttatttttaattgaaacagCATTCAATAAGATATATAGacagtacaaaaaataaaaaaagaaagaaaaaagaaaaaaaagaagggaggaaaaaaaaaaaaaggacagaggcTTCCATTGTACCCCAGGGCCTGGGTTGTCCTTCCCAGAGACAACCACGGTTAACAGTTTTGTGCACactttttccagaaattttccaAGGATACgcatatatagacacatatacatacatacatatatatgtatgatgcCTCTTTAAATTTGGAAAAGATGACACCCACAGCTCTGTCCCTTGCTTTTTCACTTTGTAATATTTCTTGGAAATTGTTCCACATCAGCATCTCTGAATTGGCTTTTTCTTCTTAATGGAACCCTTACATCCTGTTGTGTGGAGATGCCACAACCCATTTAGCCAACAGCCCTATTGACGAACATTCAGGTTTCGTGAGGTTTTACCAGGGAACACGGCTTCCACAGTGAACACCCTGGTGACTGAGTTCTTTGCTACGCAGATGTCATTAAGAGAATCCccattctgcttttgtttctcatcAGTAGAGCTCCCTTGAAAGCCTTTGGGGAGGAAAGATTTGGGCATTTCCAAGACCCTATATTTGGGTATTTTTAAGACCCTATAATGCCATTCCCAGCCCTCCCTAACAGctaggcaacaacaacaaaaaaggaatgtATTTTTCTATCCTCCATGGAGAGCTATGTGCTAAACATTCAGCACACATTACTTGATTTGATGGCTTTCCTCTGTGTTAACTGTTCTCAGTGGTGTGTGTCACAAAAGATCTAGGAAAGTGTATGTCCTCACACTCAAAGCTTTCGTCCCCGAGGCTGGGTTTTAAACTCATCATTATTGAAATTTCTTTGCTGGCTCTGAGttattctaggttttttttttcttttttttttcttttttttttttttttttggaaggaggCCCATCTATAGGATCTTCTGGCATCTTTAGCAGGGAAGACAAAAGCAGCCAAAAACTCCATCCAGTTCTCCCCGGAAAGTCCCGCAACGCCAAACAAGAAGGTTCAGTGGGTTCAGAGAAGCCGTCTTCAGCAGCAGAAACAGCAGTAAACCAGGAGCCACAAACCATCGCTTTGTGTTTAAAAGATTCAACGTGACTGCGATAAAAAGGAGCGCATACTTTTTCCAGAAATAGTATGGACCGATCTACCACATTTCTGGTGGCTCAGAGACTAGAACTAACGTGgccaacaattaaaaaaaaaaaatcagtgatgcTCAAAACCAAGCCCAGCCCCAACACACAGCTGAGCTGAGCAAAccaagggaaaaggaagagagaaaatggtcTGACGGATGCTGGGGCTTGTCTGACTCGATGGCACCAGGTGTGTGTGCAGGAAGCACACCTCAGCTCTACCAGCTGTTCTCCAACAGGACAATCCCAAAGGTCACATTTGAATTACTGACAGACTTCAAACGGGAGCTTTTCAAACAGTGGTCTTTGAAGTGAGAGCTAAAGCGCGCTATGGGCCAGCAAAAAGAAATTAGCTTGAAGAAAAAAACTACTTCCAGCTAATGGCAGACTGAGAAGAGAATCTGAAAAATTAATCGTCCGAATTCCCTCTGAAAGTTCAAGGAAGGcatctttttgaaaaatcttcttttaaaaaaagatcaggaaCTTCTCTGGAATAAGATAAAAAGGCTCCAGGCCGCAGCGAGAGATAAAACAGTCATTTTTCTCTCAAAGGTGGGCTGCCAGGAAAAGCCAGCCCCTCTGTGGGGGAGCCAGCAACCTCCCCACACCCGACCCGTGGCCAGGGGGGCCACCCAGAGCTCCTGTTGCAGCAGACAGGTGGGGGGTCCGCACCCAGCCACCTGTGGCCCCGTCAGGTGGGTGGTGGGAGGCTGGGAAGCAGGTGCCAAGCCAGGAGCAGACCCTGGAGAGATTTCTTAGGGCCAATGCCTGTgtaggagagaggggagagcGGGTCTGACATCTGtgaaggagacagggaaggaaggtTTCAGTGGGGAGAGGGCAGCGCGGCTCTGAGAAGGTACAGGCCAGGCCTCTGGGGAGGCCCCACGCACAGGCTGCCGGTAGAGAGACCCAGGTCAAGCAGGAGGCACCCAGGACGAGTACCTCTGCCAGGCTCAAGGGTTGGCTGGAAACAGCCCAAGGACGGTGTGGCCACAGCGTCCACGTGGCTGCGGAGCcgaaggggcagagctgggccaTGGGGCAGCAGTGCTCCCAGGCAGCCGGTTCACCTGAAGGGAGGCTGTCCTCACGCTTCCATTTACATCAGAAGCTGCTCATTATGTGACAGGTAGGAGTGGGGACAGTCCCAATTACCATTCCCCACAGGACCATCgatatgtgttttctttcttcagaagGTGGTGAGTCCTATTGCATCACAAGgagtgttgggtttttttgttttgtttttttaaagattttatttatttattaatgagagacagagaaagagagagagagagagagcggggcagagacacaggtagagggagaagcaggctccacgcagggagcctgacgtgggactcaatcccgggtctccgggatcacgccctgggccaaaggcaggcgctaaaccacttgagccacccgggctgcccttttgttttgtttttttttttaagattttatgtattgggcacctgggtggctcagtggttgagcgtctgccttcggcccaggtcgtgatcctggggtcctgggatggagtcccacatagggctccccgcagggagcctgcttctccctctgcctgtgtctctgcctctctctgtgtgtccctcatgaataaatgaataatatctttaaaaaaaagaaagatgaagatagttgcaaatgtgaaattaaaagaaaaacaccccaaaagagatcacttaaaaaagacaagaattagTACCTTCGATCGATTctcaaagaaggaagaatatCCTGGGGGTGTAGGGGGTAGGAGTGGTGGTGAGTAATAGGACACAGGCAAAATAAGATATtccataaaaggaaattaaagttcttgttctgggtttgttttttttttttttttcactttgataaTTACAGAGagtgtaagaattttttttttagaccttgAGTAACTCACCACTGCCTATTAAAAACAGGATGCCTATCTTCAAAATCACCaaagaagattaaaaacaaacaaatcggACTCTATAGCAAAGGAGTAAATAGATTGGAAAAAGGAACGGGAGCACAGAAATTATAATACACACGAAAAAGTTACACTTTCTTTTATTCACTAACGTTTTTAGTTCAATTATGAAACACAACTCTTTGTTACTTATGTTGAAGGACATAGAGAATGATGGAGAAATGTTCAAAGCAAAAGCCCATGGTGATATATATGGCAGATAAGATGAAAAGACAGAGTGACAATATTCATACCCAGCATTATAGAATTTAATAACAAAGCCACACATCAGTGCTAAGGTATTTTACATTAGTAAGGAAAAATTATGAAGGCCAATGCAGTTATCTTATGCACTGAATGACATCCTGTAAAAACACGTGAAATATAATTGCTAGAATTTGAGAAGCCGTTGGCAAAGACACCCCTGTAGCAGCCGACTCTCAAATACTGTAAATTTGAATAGATCAAGCAGGCAAATTAGAAATTAAGATGTAGAGTTATTGGAACAATAGAAtgaatacaatattattaatagCTCTTgaagttggttctttttttttttttaaagattttatttatttattcatgagagacacagagagagagagaggcagagacagaagcaggctccatgcagggagcccgatgcaggacccgatcccagaactccaggatcacaccctgggccaaaggcaggtgctaaaccgctgagccacccaggggtccccttgaAGTTGGTTTTAAACAGAGAGGTAATCCACTTTTTTCTCAAGTATCTAAGAAATAGTTACCAAAATGAATGATCTGCCTACAAAGAACAAAGtcttccattaaaaacaaacaaacaaaaaacagaaatgatgttGGTTATATTCCGACCACAATATTTAGAAACCTAGgcaaatgtgtttaaaaaaaattttatcaaataatagACCAcggaaagaaaataaacagatacaTCAGATGAATGATGGTCTTTCTTTATGAAgcgtataaaaaatatataacatcaaGACCCTCAGTAGACAAACAGGCAAAGAATGAGCAGTTCCCAGAAGAGGATTTACAAAGAGATAAAATTTTTGCTCATCATTTCAACAAAGAAGCCGGTAAGTGTTCTGTGAAACAGTCATCGATATGCTTGAGTGTATGCAGCTTCTAGATTTGATAACCTAGAGTACAAGTCATAGAAAGCTTATCCATCTTTCACCCAGTGATCAAAAAATTTACCTTAAgtaaatcatgaaaaagaaggTGAAGTTGTGTACAGAAAatgtgtttaacatttttttctgatagcaaaaaacacacacatgcatttaaaTGCCAAGCAGAGCTTAATTTCACGATGATAAATCTCAATGGAAAATTTTTCTGTCTGATTATGTTATGTTTATGCTGACTATGTTAAGTCAAAAACCCACAAACTACAGATACATTCAGAATGACtttaattatgattttaaaaaaccccacgcctgggggaaaaaaaaaacctagaaaaaaatttccatatgCCAAACACTGGTTACGTTCTAACAGTTAGATAATGAGTGCTTATCCAATCttttaactctctctctctctgtatatatttttctgcttAATTAATAATGATATgaaagcaatttaatttttttaagttgtagtaAGTAAATgctgggagaaaaggagaaaaataagaacagttttgactttcccttaaaaaaaaaaaaaagtctgggtgTGTGTTTGAGGCACAGTGGGGGCAGGAGTGAGGTCACACAGAATTTAAAGGAATGCATTGAACTAAACCCTGCTCAGCTGATGAAGCATCAGTCTTGCCGGGTCAAAGATGAGCATTTCAACATGCAGCATCCAAGCGGCGTGGGGACGATGCATCTGAGAATGGAAAGTGACAGATGAGACAGCAGGTGACATCTCAGGGAGGAACAATGGGAGCAAGAACCTGatctgtgacttaaaaaaaaagaaaagtttcatcTGTCCACAGGCCAGCCATCACCTCATAAAGATTGTTTATAACATAAGGTGTGAAGACTGACACAAAAGACCCTCAAAATGCACATTAAATCCTCCCAAAGCATAGACAACTGTTAATAGAAGCAAATGTCAGAGTTAAAACTTAAATATGTTCTAAATTGGATATTTGGGGTAAATTATCTTGTCTACTGTAAAGGgacacaaggaagagaaaatcaacAATAGGAACTAAACGTGAAAAACCTGCCACGTCTCCATGTAGACAGCAGAGGGGTAACCCCGCAGAGGTTTGCACAAATGTAACAATTATAATAGAATTACAATACTCCCTAACACTGATCATACTGCCTCTCAAAGGGCACATTCATTAAAAAAGCCCAAGCCCAATCCTCTTTTGTTGATAAGAGACACGGAGAAAACTAAAAAGGCATGGACAGAGTAAAATGATAGGACAGTCTCTAGTTTATCAGGCACACGGAACGCTAGGAAAAAAGAGCATATGGCGAAGTAATTGTCTTTTTCGtagaaagaatttagaaaatgacACAGAGACTTTACAGAGAGGTAAAAGTTACAATgaatacttaaaacaaaaaacacttaatTTCTGTTCCAATACGCATAGCAAAGAAATACAGAATGGGAACATGCCAGAAATGCAAAAAGAGGTAGAAACAGAAATATAATTGTAGGTAGAGACCTTAATGCTCTCCTCTCGGAGGATCATCGATCAAGTAGACAGAGAAATTTTGA contains:
- the GPR55 gene encoding G-protein coupled receptor 55 isoform X1, which encodes MGLLAPMAASIPGDNMSWQLNRSQNCSFSDVDELMKTVQLAVHIPTFLLGLLLNLLAIRGFSTFLRKRRWPDYAATAIYMINLAIFDLLLVLSLPFKMALANVRAPLPSLCTLVECFYFISMYGSVFTICFISLDRFLAIRFPFLVSHLRSPRKIFGICCTIWVLVWAGSIPIYSFHGKMEKYTCFHNMSDGTWSAQVFFPLEVFGFLLPMAVMGFCSSRSIHILVGRRGLTQDWVQQKACIWTIAASLAVFVVSFLPVHLGFFLQFLVRNGFIVECRAKQNISLFLQLSMCFSNVNCCLDVFCYYFVIKEFRMDIMAHRPSRVQLVPQDTMTSRA
- the GPR55 gene encoding G-protein coupled receptor 55 isoform X2, which translates into the protein MSWQLNRSQNCSFSDVDELMKTVQLAVHIPTFLLGLLLNLLAIRGFSTFLRKRRWPDYAATAIYMINLAIFDLLLVLSLPFKMALANVRAPLPSLCTLVECFYFISMYGSVFTICFISLDRFLAIRFPFLVSHLRSPRKIFGICCTIWVLVWAGSIPIYSFHGKMEKYTCFHNMSDGTWSAQVFFPLEVFGFLLPMAVMGFCSSRSIHILVGRRGLTQDWVQQKACIWTIAASLAVFVVSFLPVHLGFFLQFLVRNGFIVECRAKQNISLFLQLSMCFSNVNCCLDVFCYYFVIKEFRMDIMAHRPSRVQLVPQDTMTSRA